Proteins found in one Acidobacteriota bacterium genomic segment:
- a CDS encoding NAD(P)/FAD-dependent oxidoreductase gives MPSISPDFSALSGRTFDIAVIGGGVVGCAVLRELSRFELRVLLLEKESDLAEGMSKANSGVIHAGFNLPPGTLKAAANAAGLGRIYELAAELGVPHRKTGKLVVAFDDADLLRLEELLAQGRGNGTPGLEIIGERDIGRIEPHVRGKWALLSPWTGIISPYAFTTALAECALRNGADVLLETAVTGVDVLAEGFELTTPRGKIRTRWVVNSAGLFSAEVAALAGITDFVLKPYRGEYLVSDKAAAAVLSRPVYPVPPRDDSFLGVHITPTLDGNILLGPSSEPVEDCGDTATTRAVMDRLKAEAFKLVPALAEHSFIRSYSGLRPRIATPDGRPKFADFVFEESEVRPGWINLIGIESPGLTAAPAIAAWVGEIISGREARPRREDFDPVVPAPLRFAERADPERRDLVAADGDWGEMVCRCEHVTRAEVEAALDNPFGVRTLDGIKRRTRCGMGRCQGGFCTPRLVEILQRRNVPLEIISKRGPGSELFPGRIKP, from the coding sequence ATGCCATCGATTTCCCCTGACTTCTCCGCTCTTTCGGGCCGGACTTTCGATATCGCCGTGATCGGAGGCGGCGTCGTCGGCTGCGCCGTTCTCCGGGAGCTTTCCCGCTTCGAGCTCCGGGTTCTCCTTCTTGAAAAGGAGTCCGATCTGGCCGAAGGGATGAGCAAAGCCAACAGCGGCGTCATCCACGCCGGGTTCAACCTTCCCCCCGGGACGCTCAAGGCCGCGGCCAACGCCGCCGGGCTCGGACGGATCTACGAACTGGCCGCCGAACTCGGCGTGCCGCACCGGAAAACCGGAAAGCTGGTTGTGGCCTTCGACGACGCCGATCTTCTCCGCCTTGAAGAGCTTCTGGCTCAGGGCCGCGGGAACGGGACGCCCGGACTTGAAATCATCGGTGAACGCGACATCGGACGCATCGAACCCCATGTTCGGGGAAAATGGGCTCTTCTATCGCCCTGGACCGGGATCATTTCCCCTTATGCCTTCACGACGGCGCTGGCCGAATGCGCCTTGCGCAACGGAGCGGATGTTCTTCTTGAAACCGCCGTCACGGGCGTGGATGTCCTCGCGGAGGGCTTTGAGCTGACCACGCCCCGAGGCAAGATCCGGACACGCTGGGTCGTCAACAGTGCCGGCCTGTTTTCCGCCGAGGTCGCGGCTCTGGCCGGAATCACGGATTTCGTCCTGAAACCCTATCGCGGCGAGTACCTCGTATCCGACAAAGCCGCCGCCGCGGTTCTGTCCCGGCCCGTCTACCCGGTTCCGCCCCGGGACGATTCGTTTCTCGGCGTCCACATCACGCCGACTCTGGACGGCAACATCCTTCTCGGCCCGAGTTCCGAACCGGTCGAAGATTGCGGCGATACGGCCACCACGCGGGCCGTCATGGACCGGCTCAAGGCCGAAGCCTTCAAGCTTGTTCCGGCGCTCGCGGAGCATTCTTTCATCCGCAGTTATTCGGGGCTTCGGCCGCGGATCGCCACGCCCGACGGTCGGCCGAAATTCGCCGATTTCGTTTTTGAAGAAAGCGAGGTGCGGCCGGGCTGGATCAATCTCATCGGCATCGAATCCCCCGGTCTGACGGCGGCTCCGGCCATTGCGGCCTGGGTGGGCGAGATCATCAGCGGGCGTGAAGCGCGGCCCCGAAGGGAGGATTTCGACCCGGTCGTCCCCGCGCCGCTCCGGTTCGCCGAACGGGCCGACCCGGAGCGCCGGGATCTTGTCGCCGCCGACGGCGATTGGGGCGAGATGGTCTGCCGCTGCGAGCATGTCACCCGGGCCGAAGTCGAGGCCGCTCTCGACAATCCTTTCGGCGTTCGAACCCTGGACGGCATCAAGAGAAGGACCCGTTGCGGAATGGGACGCTGCCAGGGAGGGTTCTGCACGCCTCGCCTGGTGGAGATCCTTCAACGACGGAATGTTCCGCTGGAAATAATTTCCAAACGCGGTCCGGGTTCCGAACTTTTTCCGGGGAGGATCAAGCCATGA